The genomic stretch CTGGACACCTCTGCTGTACAAAAGAGCTGGGATTCTGACTCACATTTACTTCATACTCTCACTTTGGGCAGATGAATGTCAGTAGCTTTTATAGTTCTGAGGAGGTGGGAGTGGAAGGGAGAGCTCTTTTCAGGCTGATGTTTGTTTTGTAGATTCACACAAGCAGGTTTACTCTAAGTGAGAAGTTACTGTACCTAAACGTGGCAAGTCTCAAGCATTTTGAAGaatgtgtttccttttcttctagTGAATATTTAATGATGCTGATGCCTCCAAGCGTAGAGGAAGAGAAGTAAGTGTTTGTACATAATGTTCAAAGTCCACATTGGCTGGATTCTCCTTTTCATGGGCTGCAAATCTGTTTATCTGCAGTGAGAAACCAATGGCTCCAAGCAACGTGCTTTCTATGGCCCAGCTGAGGACTTTACCCCTTGCTGATCAGATCAAGATCCTGATGAAGAACGGTTTGTAGCTCTTGTAATACATTTGCACTTCCCTTTATGACTTCTAGTTGCCTCAGATAAGGTGCTTTCCCCAGTATTACCAGTTCTGTGACCCCATCAGACAGACTGTCTGGCTCTTTGATTCTCTGAAGAATCTAAATCCCAAGCCTTTCCCTGaaaagagcagaggcagctgatCTGACTGTTGGTACACTTGCCATCAATTTACTCTTAGAAACTTTTCATTTGATGATAGCTTTCTGGATACACATTCAGCAAGTATCTCCTGGAATGTGGGGGTCTGACCACGTACAGCCTGCACTTTGGCATTTTTTTGGAAGTTTTTAATGATACACACTGCATGAGTGTCACCTAGGAATTTGATTTTGTCTCTTCAGGATTGCTCTCTGATGAGAGCAAATCCTGAGGATTTTCCCTCAGGAGTGGCCTGCCTTGTCAGGTATGTCTGCTTACAGATATTGCCAAAGATataggttggggttttttttaattcttgttttATTAATATGTTAATCTGTGACCAGTTCCGCCAGCTGCTGTAACACTAGCAGCTACTTTCAGAACAGATGATGCCTACAGCGCAGGGGAGTTAAACTGAGGCTTTATTTCTTTCCCCAAGATAAATCTTTGCCCGTGCACATGCCGAATCCCCGTTCCTGGGTGTGTGAGCGCTGCTTGTGACTCTGTGTTTGCCTTGCAGTGAAGGTGATGCCGTTCGCCAACCTGCTGGGTCTGCTGGGCTCGGGCACCGACCCCACGGCCGTGCTGCGCTGCGTGCAGCAGGTGGCGCTGCTGGTCCAGGGAAACTGGGTGGTGAAAAGGTACGGCCCGGCCCGCCTTTGtccccggcaccgccccggcaTCCCTCCGGCACCGCCCCGGCATCCCTCCGGCACCGCCCCGGCATCCCTCCGGCATCCCTCCGGGCCCGCCCCGGCATCCCTCCGGGCCCCCGGGCTTTGTGTCCCCGCCCTCGTGGCCCAAAACGCCCGCGCTCCCAAGTCGCGGGTGAAACCTTTGCTTTCGTGTTGTCTGCGTCTCAGTGCAGTCAGCTATTCCGTATCCAAAGGGTTGCTGTGAAAGGATAATGCCTTAGTACCGGTCCCAGGTGGGACTGTGGCTGAGCAGTGATGTAATCTGTGTTTGCATCTGAGTTGTGACAGGTTTTTGATGTCTGCACTCATGTTCTTTTGTGAGAGAGCTGTTCTGAGTTCTTCCAGAGATTTGCATCAAATAGAGACACAGAAGATTAAACCATTGTCAGCTGTAGTATCTCTTAGCAAAATTCCATCCTGTAAGGATCTCTGTGCAGTCCTGTTGCTGTTCATCCGTGGATGCTGCTCTTGTCAGCTGAAAACTACCCTCAATAAATCAAGCATGGAGGTACTGAGTGTACCACATGAATAGGAGTCTGTATCATCTTCCTGTTTATTAGGATAGAGCATCCTATTGGGAATTGAAATCTAAAATGCAGTAtgatctttttttttacctgggTGGAGCCCTGCATGCAGAGATTTACAGTCTCTGGAATAGCTGTGTTAAGATGAATGGCATCAGCTGCCAGTCCAAGTATGCCAGCAGGATGTTTCAGCTCTTGTGGTGCACGCCTGTAGTAGCAATGTGACCAGCTTTTACAGCaaccctgctgtccctccagcTGTTACAGGAGGAAGCTGGGAGCAGCTTAAAAGACAGTATATTAGCATTGAGATTGTTCTTAGGTTATAGCTGATTCTTTGCTGCTAGTCCGAGGAGGATGTGAGGATCTCTTGTGGATGGGGTGTTTGAGCAGCACACATCAGAGCCTTGGACAGAGTGGGGACCCATTTCTTTGGCCTGGGTAGGATTAAGAtcatagaaacacagaaatagTTGCTGTGGGGCTTTGGAGAGCCTGGTAACACATGTCATCAGCTGGCCCTGCAAGCAgacaaggacacagacacagagtaATGTTGGTCTCGGGGCTGTTGATTCAAGTATGGCATTTTGTAATACTGTTCAGTTAAACCCTTGATTgctgggaaggaaataaaaaactgtCTAGCTCGTACATCAGCATTTTGGCTAAATGCTGCCTTCAAGGCTGCATACCAGGTTAGCCTAAGCACTTCTTAGGCTCATTCTGGTCTTGTTTACATGGATCCAAGGGAGGGTAGGCTTTGCAAGAACAAAGCAGAGCTTGTAGCTGTGTTGCACACACCTGCTTGCCACAAGGCTGTGCTTTGCTGGCCTAAGCCTTTCTGCACTAGTGTAATTGCAGTGGAGTAATTACACCAATGTTAATGCCTTTAATGAAAACCACTCTTTGCATAGAGGTATAATTTAACTGCAGAACAGGGAGGGCATGTTTGTTATGTTAGTCTTCACTAATGCCATTTTTCTGGAGTACCTAGTAActaatttctcttcctttttaattAACAGTGATGTTCTCTACCCGAAAGATACTTCTAGTCCCCACAGTGGAGTTCCTGCAGAAGTGCTCTGTAGAGGGAGAGATTTTGTTGTAAGTATAAAAGTGTTTGTTGCTTTTAATGAAAACACAGGTGAAGCTTGCCTGGGAGGCCACAGCATTGCAAAACTCTTCTGCTCTACTGCAGCGAGGTGTTTCCTCCAAGGAAGTTGTTTGTGCTTTAATCCTGAAGGTGTTGTTACAAGTGCTGTGGGAATGTTGGTGTAGGCTCACTTTGTGTCTGCCTGGCAGGTTCAGATCATCTGTCATTAGCAGCACTCATCCCTTCCTAGCACATGCTGCAGAGCACTATCACATTGCCCCCACAGTGTGGGgcttgcagagcagccaggactgGATAATGAAGTGCTTGTTTCTCCAGCTCTATTTCCAAGGGCTCAGGACTGAGGGCTCAGGAGGGCAGTGTGGGTAAGCCTTGTGCTCCCTGAGCATGCACTGTTGATCTTTAAAAAGGACTTTATTCCCTAGGGCTGCTAATCAGTGAAAGGACTTTGTTCCCAGGCACCTTTTGTGAGCAGTAGCTGCACTTGGAAGTTGAAATGAATATGGGTCTTGTAAACACACACATAACCACAGCAAAAAGGAACAACCTCTGCattgtgtttattttcactAACCATGGAAGGAATTAAGGTCCTAAGTGGTTCCTAAGTTCATAATCAGTTTATGGCTTCTGCCCCACCAGAGTGCACAGCTCTCATTTGTTCCAGTTAGACCTGAGTGTTTTTGCAGAGTTTGTTCCTGAGGTTAGCTCTGAACAGGAGAATGCTCTGCAAGAGACTTTAAGGGTATTACAGTACTACTGTAAGATCAAACTGATGGTGATTGAAACTGACTTTTCCTTGTCTCTTGATGTCTGCCCAGGACGCTGCCATATGGAGGCCTGGATTCAGGTGTGACCCAGTGACATAAGTGTTTAGGACACAGCAGATTAGGTGACACGTCTTGTGTAAAGTTCAGGGACCAGAATTATTGTGCTCAGTTAAGTAAGGGATACTGTTTTAATATTTAGGGTGAAAAGAtacattattttcatttggaTTATGATAAATATACCTTTCATGAGGAATGGATCTGTGTTGATCTTAAAGGCAAATAATTTGCTGATGAATACtacaagaaggaaaaagtttAAATGTTAGAAAATAGAAAGGATCAATATTTCTGGCTTTCAGACAAAGAAATGTGTGGTTTTAAGACTCAGAAATTGTATTTAATGCTGTATGGCATCTGTGGAGAAAATGTGTTCTAGCTTAAAAAGTGAACTTTATTTCCCTAGATATATTTgtgcaaaataattaataagtttaaaaaacatttatggACTTCTTGTGGTTTAAAACAGAAATGCCCTGTGCCCTAAAGTGAGAGTATtgggtttgtgtgtttgtgggcagagagaagctgaatgGGAGAGAAGGAGGCATGGATAATACTGTAGGCCAGGAAGAAATTGTCAGTAATGAGATTTTTGATTCTTAACAACATTATTAATACACACAGACCAAGAGAGCCTGTAGCTTATTGAAATTGAGACAGGAAGAAATGAAAGGTCATGTTCAGTGTTCTGCCCAAGTCCTGtcagctgccctcagcagctgcctcaggatTTGGAGCTCatgagctgctgtgcagagcaccTGGCTGTGCCCTACCTGTGTGAGTGACAGGACATCTTGGCATGACTGTGACTGTGATGGGGGTGGAAGAAGAGAGCAGGCACTTGGTaggggctctgtgctgctgaagggCAGCAGCCATCAGCCTGCCCAGGCCCCTATGTAAGAGTGCATGGAGAGTGTCTCTAGGCTGATGATGAGGTATGAGAGAAGTGACTTCTGGGGTCTCAGCGTCACTGCagtggttttgttggttttttgggggttttttgtttgtttttgttttgtggggtcttttgtttggtttttgtgggggtgtttgtttgtttgtttttggttggttggttgcttttttgtttgttttttgtttgttggttttttgttttgaaaccaAATGGAGTTTGAGTTCAAGAGATTCCTCGTAGCTTTTGTAGTCATAGATTTGACAAGGCACACCATGGACTCTCAAAGCTTTTGGGCCTGTGTTCATGGCCCTTTGAGGACAGAAGGAGcaagaagatgtttttcctCTATCTGGCTGAGAATCACTTACTTCTACATTCTTGAAAGGAATGGGGGTTCTGTTTTTGTGGTAACATGGTTGGACAGGGTCATTGCTACAAATTCAGTAAAGCTACTGCTACCTGCAGTTGTtagcttttcctcttttgttccCTTCCTAGATGTGGAAGTTCACACAGGACCGCTGGGTGGTGAGAAAGGAGGTAGCAGCAGTTACAAAAGTGAGTGGattccttttcttcccaaatCCAGAGGTGGTGATAAGTTGGCCAAATGTTGCTGGGCATTGTGTGGGTGTAGATAGTGGATGCTGCTGTGAGCCTTTCCTCTCACAGTGCCTGCTTTGCTCTCTATCTGGAACAGGTATAGATAATATTCTTTCTAGAGAAAAACATTCTGAGCAGCTCCCACGAGTTTCCACAACTCCAGACTGGCCTTGTAGCTGAGCCACTGGAATgcatcctctcctctcctgtgtttcagtggaAAGCTGGGCACAGTTTGAATTGAGCTGACTGGAGGTGCTTACCCAGCCcacagaagctgctctgctttgggtTTCTTAAGAGCAACTCTTCTGTTGGCATTTGCCAGTTACAATATTGAGTAAAAACTCAGGCACCTGAACATTCTGTTAGAAGTGGCAAATGAATGAGAAATATTAAGTCAAAAGGACAAACCCCAAATTCTTTAAATGCACTAAAATGATGAAACAGGAGTCAGTTTATGCACAGACCATCCATCTATTTTTGGAATGTAAGAACCAGTGCTGCATAAAAGCTGGGCATGTGTAGGTGCAGCATGTCTGGCCTGCAGCTCTAAAATAAGATTAACATTGTAGAATATGTTTCTCTTCCCCATAGAGCCTTTTCATCTCAGTTTGGAAACTCccttttctttgcaaaacaTGCCATGAGCTATTTGACTCTGGGGTGATTAATCACCACGGCTCTCTGAAGTCCTGGGCTTTTAACAGTGTGTGAAAGtgttgtgctgcagagcaggatgagtATCTCTGACTTAGCTGGGGGTGTGCCCGTGGAGCTGCTCCATGCACACCAAatcagcccagctctcctgtcCCGTGCACAGTGCTCACTGCTGCATCTGTCCTGGGTAAACTGACTTCCATGCtatttatgctttttctttttcttttagctttGCCCAGAAGATGTGAAAGACTTCCTAGAGCACATGTCTGTGGCAAGAATAAACAAAGGCTGGGAGTTCATGCTCCCTTACGATGAAGATTTTGTTAAGAAGCATCCAGATATAGTTCAGAGGCAGCAGATGCTGTGGATGGGCATTCAGGCCAAGTAAATATTTCACTGTGTTTTGGGGAATAAGCTAAAAGCAAAGAACTGTTTAGTACAAGGGTTCTGTAGACACTGATCTGTATTGCCTCCAAGTTTCTCCctcacagtgcccaggcagtgGTGTGGTGGCAGGTGTTGTTGCCTCACTCAAGTCATTCCTGGTTCTTGGCTCCCTGGAGAGATGGAATGTTCTAGCTAATGGCTAAAGCTGGCATGGCTGCATGCAGACATAACAACTGAAGCTGTCCTGGAATATTGTGTCTTTGTCTTTCAGATTAGAAAAGGTCTATAATCTCTTAAAGGAACACTTGACACCAAAGAAACAAGAGGCACAATCAGGTAAACAAAATTGTCCTTGGATCATGCTGAAGCACTTGCATGTTTTCATCTGCCCATCCATATTCCTGAGTGATGTTTTGGAGTTCCTCTCTGATTTTGAATGTGGTGGAGACTGGTTTtgtttaatgtattttctttcttactaTTTTCCTCTGGAATATTTAAGACAGATCTTGGTCTGTACTAATGTCACTGAAGTTGGGGTGACCACTAGCTACTGTGGCATCCTTGtagcagagccaggaggagTCTGTGGCCCTGGGGACTCACTGTTTGATGCTGTAAAATCAGCTGGTTCTCTTACCCACTTGCTCATTTAAGGCAGCTTGTGGGGTGTAACCAGCTCCTGAAGGGAGGACAGACAGACCCAGTGCACAAATAATTCTCACCTCTCAATTTAATGTTAATGCAACTTAATGTGAGTGAGGTGATTTTTTTACTTCCCTGATTTGCAGGAGGCTCTCTGCTGTGGTTGAGGGCTGAGCAGTTACTGGAGAAGGTGATGGCAGGAGGCTGTAAGGAGGTGTGAAGCTGTCTGCTTTTGACATCCTTCTCCACTATGGATGGCAGTGAGAGTATTAGAGTAGCTGCTCCAAAATCTTAAAAGATTGTGAAAACTTGAGATTCCAGAGTTTTAACTGGACATTTGGCTCGGTGCCAGACACTGAAGCAATTGAGGAGTGTAAGCAGAACTGACAAAGGAGCATATGAATCCATCTCAATAGCCTGTGTCTGATCTGCTCAGAAGGATTAGGTGGTGGGTTATTTGGAGAGGATTAGTGAGCCTAACAGCAGAGAAGGTAACAGCATGTGTGCTGGGCATGCCATTGCCTCAAAGTACACTCCTTGCTTTGGCAAGGACTGGGTTCCTCTGCTGCCAACACACCCCTTCCTTTCACCTTTGGATGGCTGGGTGTGGAGAGGGGAAGAAGGGCAGGATTCCATGGGAGAGAACTCCTCCTGTCCCTTTCAGCCCATTTCTGGGTGCTAGCACTAAGCAGAGGGTCTgagcctctcctgccctgtggcctcatgctgcagggctgtgcaggttCACTGTTAACCCTGCCACCCTCCTCCCTGTACCTGGTGACATCCTGGTGCTGcctctggcaggggctgcaccagGCCCCACCAGCCACTAGAGAAtctaaaagacaaaaagaagagGTGTTGGACAAAGAAGTATTTGGGTCACAAGCAGAGATGTGTAAGCAGTTTGTATCCTGATTTCCTGAAATGTGGAAAAGGCCCTGGTGATGGAACAAACACTTTGCTTTGGATTCCTTGACTGGAATACCATTCCCCAAACATTTGgctttagaaaaacaaatacgCACTGCCCTCAAAAATCCAGCAAAACTCCCCCAAACTAATGTAAAATCTAATCAACAGACTGGGTTTATGCCTTAGATTTCAGAAGCTGATGATGTTTCCTGGTTTCATTTCACTATGAGCCCTGCTGAGATTTATGGTACCTTTTGTTTCTTACCAGCTCATCCGTTGCTGGTTTCTGGGGAGCAAAGGGTCAACATGGCTAAAGCAAAAGTCAAGCAGAACTAtgggcagctggagaaggagttCCAGAGGCAGAAGGCAGAGATGAAATCCCACGACAGCTCGGCCAAGCCGGATGCTCCCAATATCCGCATTAAGGAGGAGCCTGTGAGCGTGGAGGAGCCCATGGACACCTCAGCCCACGAGGGCCTGAACAACGGCCTGGTCAATGGCCTGCACCCAGCCCAGGGCCCCGTGGAGCCTGTGAATGGCCACCTGCCCGGGGGCTGCATCGACAGGGTCGCCCAGGAACTGAAGGCCTTTGTGTCCTCCACGTTTAAGAAACAATTTGTGCTCACCCTGAGTGAGCTTAAACGGTTATTTAACCTTCACTTAGCCAGTCTGCCTCCAGGACATACCTTGTTCAGTGGCATTTCAGACAAAATGTTACAGGACATGGTGTTGGACACTGGCTGCAAACAGATTTTGGTGCCTGTAAGTATGGTTTTCCCTTGGTGTGCTTTGGGGGAGGGATTGGGGGCAGCAGTTAAACATCTGAGATGTGAAATATTTGTGTCCTGTGCTGATGAGCCAGAAGGACAGATGTGCTCTGAGTACCTGTCCAATACTGGATGtgttggagctgctggaattcTGTCTGGGGTTCTGCTTCTGGCAGGCTCTGCACTCTGCCCTGTTGTCTTTGGGACTCCATTTCCACATGCAGGGTGTTGGGCCACAGTGATTTGCTGTCCCAGCTTGCTCCTGTTAACATGATCTTAGGCAGTCCCAGATTCCCACAGCTCTCCTGGAATTGCACAAGCTCCTTCCCTCGGGGACAGGGAcccagctgggaggggaaaggtGACATTGactgcctgggagcagcagggcacacccagcagagcctcTGGGAAGTGACAAAGCCCATCTGCAGCAGGTTTCCTTGGCCTGTGTTTGCTCCTAGGCTGTGCAGAGGTGTCTGTTTCTTTGTCTGTATGGAAACAATGTGGGTGATTGCGTgagacagagcagggctgggagactGCATTGCTTAGGAGAGCAAAGGCAATCTGGCATCATGGGAAAGAGcctaaaaggaaattaattttacaagACATCTGGCACTGCTGATTGGGTTACAACCAGAAGGAgcttgggagcagctgcctttggggagagaggagaaggaacaTGTGAACTGCTCAAAAGAGCAGGAAGCAGGAGAACTGGGAGAGCCTGGAgcatgggagctgctgggggggcAGCAGGAACGTGTTCAGTCGTGTGCAAAGTACATGTTGTGGCACCTGGGAACCGAGGAACAGCCTGGAAATGTCACTAGGGAGAGCACCAGTCGTGGTGCTTGCTGCTTCCTCTCCTGGCAGTTTCCAAGTGCTGGGGTGGTGCTTGCCTGGAACTGTGTCGGCACTGGCCAGGCTCTCCCCTGCACCTGGGCTAATGTGTGCCTCTGCCATGCTGACAGTAAACAGCTGAGGTCATTCCTGCTCTGTTCCTTGGGACTGGGGCTTGGAAATTTGAGGATTTTAGAAATCCACACAAGAAGTGAAAGTGagatcttttctcttttcaaaaagcaaaataaaatgctgaagaGAGGTGGCCAGAAGCTTCCTTCTGTGTGGGAAACCCTGTCACAGGAGACCTGCAGAGGTGCAAAGTGGTCCCTGGAATGTCTCTTAAGGAGACTGTTGCAAGTTTTAGTTCTGCTGACTCAGAATTTGCTGCAGTACTTGAGCTCTGGTATATAAGCCTGtactgctggcagcagtgtaAATCactgcccctgagcctgccctgatGCTCTGTGCAGATGGCaaaggtgctggggctggctttACTCTTTGCATGGGCTCAGACACTTTGGTGTTTCTTGATTGTTCCCCTGGACAATTTTGTCAGAACCCAGCAAGGGCGCCTGAGCTCAGGGAAAGCCTGGAGGGTTCAGCATGGGATTTCACAGTTACTCATTAGTTTTCTGTAATTGGAAGTGCTTTGGTGATAAAAATCAATGATCTGAGGTAATTAAAATGATGTTCTTTGGCGGGTGAAGACACTCTTGGCTTGACTGCTTACCTGTTATAGAAAACGTGTGGCTGAAAATGGCAATTGAAACCTTCCCAGGGGAATGCAGGATCTGTTCCAGAGCtgaccagcagcacccagggtgTGAGATAAACAGCATTTGTGGGGAGCCAGGAGAggccactgcagctgcagctgaggctgtggggatgcctgcagggtgctgtgctTGCTGTCCCTCATCAAGTGTAAGGGAAAAGCACAGGTCAGGAAAGAGCAAATCCTGAACAGGTGCTGTCATGGGAAAGGGtgaggagaggggacagagagagaggagagaagaggagaggagccctgggcaggcaggactCAGTGCCTGTGCCCTGAGTTGAGCCACTCTCCACCCCATGGGAAGGGCTCTCTGGCTCCTGAGGACCTCCACCCAtttcctgcaggctgggggtggctggctgctgccatggcTCCCTTCCCATGGCCCCCAGAGTGGCAAGGTTCTGCCCAAAACTTGAGGATATTTTTGAGGCCTCAGGAAATGATGTAACTGTTGTGtgtcctgcctggctgggctgaaggaggggagtgcagccctgcactcacagagagccctgcaggctgtgccagtgccaggctCCC from Haemorhous mexicanus isolate bHaeMex1 chromosome 17, bHaeMex1.pri, whole genome shotgun sequence encodes the following:
- the POLR3E gene encoding DNA-directed RNA polymerase III subunit RPC5 isoform X1 encodes the protein MANEEDDPIIQEIDVFLARSLLEKLYLFQYPIRPASMTYDDVTHLSAKIKPKQQKVELEMAIDTLNPNYCRSKGEQIALNVDGTCTDETSTYSSKLMDKQTFCSSQAASNVSRYAAAVYKKGELHLTPLHGILQLRPSFTYLDKADAKHREREAANEGGDSSQDEAEDDVKQITVRFSRPETEQARQRRVQSYEFLQKRQAEEHWVHLHYYGLKDSRSEHERQYLFSQGHGLAENTELIKSPSEYLMMLMPPSVEEENEKPMAPSNVLSMAQLRTLPLADQIKILMKNVKVMPFANLLGLLGSGTDPTAVLRCVQQVALLVQGNWVVKSDVLYPKDTSSPHSGVPAEVLCRGRDFVMWKFTQDRWVVRKEVAAVTKLCPEDVKDFLEHMSVARINKGWEFMLPYDEDFVKKHPDIVQRQQMLWMGIQAKLEKVYNLLKEHLTPKKQEAQSAHPLLVSGEQRVNMAKAKVKQNYGQLEKEFQRQKAEMKSHDSSAKPDAPNIRIKEEPVSVEEPMDTSAHEGLNNGLVNGLHPAQGPVEPVNGHLPGGCIDRVAQELKAFVSSTFKKQFVLTLSELKRLFNLHLASLPPGHTLFSGISDKMLQDMVLDTGCKQILVPFPPQTAASPDELKVYALWEAGDTYDQHRQVLLEIFSKNYRVRRNVIQSQLSQECGEDLNKQEVDRVLKDCCVSYGGMWYLKGTVQS
- the POLR3E gene encoding DNA-directed RNA polymerase III subunit RPC5 isoform X2 is translated as MANEEDDPIIQEIDVFLARSLLEKLYLFQYPIRPASMTYDDVTHLSAKIKPKQQKVELEMAIDTLNPNYCRSKGEQIALNVDGTCTDETSTYSSKLMDKQTFCSSQAASNVSRYAAAVYKKGELHLTPLHGILQLRPSFTYLDKADAKHREREAANEGGDSSQDEAEDDVKQITVRFSRPETEQARQRRVQSYEFLQKRQAEEHWVHLHYYGLKDSRSEHERQYLFSQGHGLAENTELIKSPSEYLMMLMPPSVEEENEKPMAPSNVLSMAQLRTLPLADQIKILMKNVKVMPFANLLGLLGSGTDPTAVLRCVQQVALLVQGNWVVKSDVLYPKDTSSPHSGVPAEVLCRGRDFVMWKFTQDRWVVRKEVAAVTKLCPEDVKDFLEHMSVARINKGWEFMLPYDEDFVKKHPDIVQRQQMLWMGIQAKLEKVYNLLKEHLTPKKQEAQSAHPLLVSGEQRVNMAKAKVKQNYGQLEKEFQRQKAEMKSHDSSAKPDAPNIRIKEEPVSVEEPMDTSAHEGLNNGLVNGLHPAQGPVEPVNGHLPGGCIDRVAQELKAFVSSTFKKQFVLTLSELKRLFNLHLASLPPGHTLFSGISDKMLQDMVLDTGCKQILVPPLVLSFLHRLLPHQMN